A genomic segment from Daphnia carinata strain CSIRO-1 chromosome 1, CSIRO_AGI_Dcar_HiC_V3, whole genome shotgun sequence encodes:
- the LOC130692047 gene encoding uncharacterized protein LOC130692047 isoform X2, producing MDFDDDSLDDLLRDSSANKFKKPVVNVVADELFSTPNIQSSRKEKKSALLAELFGPSSTSFGAIESSLEDHEKDAEKSTPVNSFLANSTVQGKQNEEFSFGSYVPSGVAKLTGSTSRPTTSDSPSKQKQTDFFQPSNFSLPQKSVTVDQFVPAGGLLKESLSIPPLEKEPVTSTLQLKFPVLVPESKNGAESSSKSHSELPNPTIPPTLFPKPISKGTNMAQQIPNEQHQVITDAIPFTFPLPKNKPVSKEILDDKNLAIIKDVLDNFSNNFCKRLETFIGKNDNFSDITNCLVELHKSINTATHNWSSYASKAPDRAFEELERRMLTLENRIELTSQENKNLLVRLDFVENQLRENRNESSRIKLDTETVVESHLKWMRETVDNLDKRISTHSSQCKHYAGEESSSRELLQQMQEKLLNFESKLVKSSIATGHQQEETLHLLKAECKWLERQKKKLNSDRKELRVFQKKIQEKQRILDEFSAELSKTFCRLQSQCLAVDARVKKIEKLWTSLRERPEKLSEKDVSKQSFKSSDIQMEDFGLALWKLHVKGDEQKLTEQHNFLQMLNRTVI from the exons ATGGACTTTGATGATGACTCGTTAGACGATCTGTTACGAGACTCGTCAGCTAATAAATTTAAGAAGCCTGTCGTCAATGTCGTCGCTGATGAATTGTTTTCCACTCCGAATATCCAGTCAtcgaggaaggaaaaaaaatctgcgtTATTAGCTGAACTTTTCGGTCCAAGTTCTACCAGTTTTGGTGCAATAGAATCTAGTTTGGAGGATCATGAAAAAGACGCAGAGAAATCCACGCCAGTCAACAGTTTCCTGGCAAATTCAACAGTTCAAGGAAAGCAAAATGAAGAATTCAGCTTTGGCAGCTATGTTCCAAGTGGTGTGGCAAAGCTTACTGGATCCACGAGCAGACCAACCACTTCTGATTCCCCTTCtaagcaaaaacaaacagatttCTTCCAACCATCAAATTTTAGCCTACCACAAAAGTCTGTAACCGTAGATCAATTTGTGCCTGCTGGTGGATTGCTGAAAGAATCCTTAAGCATTCCTCCCCTGGAAAAAGAACCAGTCACCTCCACATTACAGTTAAAATTTCCTGTGCTAGTTCCAGAATCAAAAAATGGTGCAGAAAGCAGTTCAAAATCCCACAGTGAGCTTCCGAATCCAACTATCCCACCAACATTATTTCCTAAACCAATTTCCAAAGGAACAAACATGGCTCAGCAGATCCCAAATGAGCAGCATCAAGTAATAACTGATGCCATTCCCTTTACTTTCCCATTACCGAAGAACAAACcagtttcaaaagaaatattagATGACAAAAATTTAGCAATAATTAAAGATGTACTCGACAACTTCTCTAACAACTTCTGTAAAAGATTAGAAACTTTCATCGGGAAAAATGATAACTTTAGCGATATTACGAATTGTCTTGTTGAACTGCACAAATCCATTAATACAGCAACACATAACTGGTCGAGTTATGCAAGTAAGGCTCCTGACCGGGCATTCGAGGAACTTGAAAGAAGAATGTTGACGTTAGAGAATAGAATCGAACTGACCagccaagaaaataaaaatcttcttGTGCGACTTGACTTTGTTGAAAACCAGCTGCGTGAAAATCGCAATGAATCCTCGAGAATAAAGCTTGATACAGAGACTGTTGTTGAAAGTCATCTCAAGTGGATGAGAGAGACAGTAGATAATCTCGATAAAAGAATCTCGACCCATTCGTCTCAGTGCAAGCATTATGCAGGGGAGGAAAGTAGCAGCCGAGAACTATTGCAACAAATGCAGGAGAAACTGTTGAATTTTGAAAGCAAACTAGTCAAGAGTTCCATCGCTACGGGACATCAACAGGAAGAAACGCTTCATCTGCTGAAAGCAGAGTGTAAGTGGCTCGAGcggcaaaagaagaagctaAACAGCGATAGGAAGGAACTGCGGGTTTTCCAgaagaaaattcaagaaaagcAGCGAATCTTAGATGAATTTTCAGCG gaACTATCGAAGACTTTCTGTCGTTTGCAATCACAGTGTTTGGCTGTTGATGCGCGagtaaaaaaaatcgaaaaattaTGGACTTCACTCCGAGAGAGGCCAGAAAAACTTAGTGAA AAAGACGTGAGCAAGCAGAGCTTCAAGAGTTCCGACATTCAAATGGAAGATTTCGGACTGGCCCTTTGGAAACTTCACGTCAAGGGGGACGAGCAAAAGCTCACCGAACAGCACAATTTTCTACAAATGCTGAACAGAACAGTGATTTGA
- the LOC130692047 gene encoding uncharacterized protein LOC130692047 isoform X3, giving the protein MDFDDDSLDDLLRDSSANKFKKPVVNVVADELFSTPNIQSSRKEKKSALLAELFGPSSTSFGAIESSLEDHEKDAEKSTPVNSFLANSTVQGKQNEEFSFGSYVPSGVAKLTGSTSRPTTSDSPSKQKQTDFFQPSNFSLPQKSVTVDQFVPAGGLLKESLSIPPLEKEPVTSTLQLKFPVLVPESKNGAESSSKSHSELPNPTIPPTLFPKPISKGTNMAQQIPNEQHQVITDAIPFTFPLPKNKPVSKEILDDKNLAIIKDVLDNFSNNFCKRLETFIGKNDNFSDITNCLVELHKSINTATHNWSSYASKAPDRAFEELERRMLTLENRIELTSQENKNLLVRLDFVENQLRENRNESSRIKLDTETVVESHLKWMRETVDNLDKRISTHSSQCKHYAGEESSSRELLQQMQEKLLNFESKLVKSSIATGHQQEETLHLLKAECKWLERQKKKLNSDRKELRVFQKKIQEKQRILDEFSAELSKTFCRLQSQCLAVDARVKKIEKLWTSLRERPEKLSET; this is encoded by the exons ATGGACTTTGATGATGACTCGTTAGACGATCTGTTACGAGACTCGTCAGCTAATAAATTTAAGAAGCCTGTCGTCAATGTCGTCGCTGATGAATTGTTTTCCACTCCGAATATCCAGTCAtcgaggaaggaaaaaaaatctgcgtTATTAGCTGAACTTTTCGGTCCAAGTTCTACCAGTTTTGGTGCAATAGAATCTAGTTTGGAGGATCATGAAAAAGACGCAGAGAAATCCACGCCAGTCAACAGTTTCCTGGCAAATTCAACAGTTCAAGGAAAGCAAAATGAAGAATTCAGCTTTGGCAGCTATGTTCCAAGTGGTGTGGCAAAGCTTACTGGATCCACGAGCAGACCAACCACTTCTGATTCCCCTTCtaagcaaaaacaaacagatttCTTCCAACCATCAAATTTTAGCCTACCACAAAAGTCTGTAACCGTAGATCAATTTGTGCCTGCTGGTGGATTGCTGAAAGAATCCTTAAGCATTCCTCCCCTGGAAAAAGAACCAGTCACCTCCACATTACAGTTAAAATTTCCTGTGCTAGTTCCAGAATCAAAAAATGGTGCAGAAAGCAGTTCAAAATCCCACAGTGAGCTTCCGAATCCAACTATCCCACCAACATTATTTCCTAAACCAATTTCCAAAGGAACAAACATGGCTCAGCAGATCCCAAATGAGCAGCATCAAGTAATAACTGATGCCATTCCCTTTACTTTCCCATTACCGAAGAACAAACcagtttcaaaagaaatattagATGACAAAAATTTAGCAATAATTAAAGATGTACTCGACAACTTCTCTAACAACTTCTGTAAAAGATTAGAAACTTTCATCGGGAAAAATGATAACTTTAGCGATATTACGAATTGTCTTGTTGAACTGCACAAATCCATTAATACAGCAACACATAACTGGTCGAGTTATGCAAGTAAGGCTCCTGACCGGGCATTCGAGGAACTTGAAAGAAGAATGTTGACGTTAGAGAATAGAATCGAACTGACCagccaagaaaataaaaatcttcttGTGCGACTTGACTTTGTTGAAAACCAGCTGCGTGAAAATCGCAATGAATCCTCGAGAATAAAGCTTGATACAGAGACTGTTGTTGAAAGTCATCTCAAGTGGATGAGAGAGACAGTAGATAATCTCGATAAAAGAATCTCGACCCATTCGTCTCAGTGCAAGCATTATGCAGGGGAGGAAAGTAGCAGCCGAGAACTATTGCAACAAATGCAGGAGAAACTGTTGAATTTTGAAAGCAAACTAGTCAAGAGTTCCATCGCTACGGGACATCAACAGGAAGAAACGCTTCATCTGCTGAAAGCAGAGTGTAAGTGGCTCGAGcggcaaaagaagaagctaAACAGCGATAGGAAGGAACTGCGGGTTTTCCAgaagaaaattcaagaaaagcAGCGAATCTTAGATGAATTTTCAGCG gaACTATCGAAGACTTTCTGTCGTTTGCAATCACAGTGTTTGGCTGTTGATGCGCGagtaaaaaaaatcgaaaaattaTGGACTTCACTCCGAGAGAGGCCAGAAAAACTTAGTGAA ACGTGA
- the LOC130692053 gene encoding meteorin-like protein: protein MSNPVTLLDRRQTNADDEQREKRSSPRFSRRISVKSLRVFWVPLIACFILPLFMCPSQAAADGCDWTGSGLESPSSEDQTQQQPQSHRGVKPVYLRCSQGSVSWLYPRGALRVVLRYGTAGKEFQACLKLSADFAGANIYVEQHRTLKLLHSGSSSAMLRPDGKRHCFDSHSGQVALFLESESPVGGSDPLRRETAAFDYDLQLVEEENDQSHDPWQECRPCSIKESLEMFCSSDFVARGFISSVYNDAQLERTLLKVRATRVIRQASSVFQPVNRKSASLPKRRRRSPLTPKRLIPIPSKWKGMDGVEEDLTDGDIDNSLLDDEHTGTLHVPLTCQVKHGSGEFIFMGRKRLGDAVLWCAPRLEEWQQWVHQAQTDGSAQCRLEA, encoded by the exons ATGTCGAACCCTGTGACATTGTTGGACAGGCGGCAAACAAATGCCGACGATGAGCAGCGTGAGAAAAGGTCATCACCTCGTTTCTCGCGACGGATTAGCGTCAAAAGTTTACGCGTTTTTTGGGTGCCCCTGATTGCCTGTTTCATCCTTCCCTTATTTATGTGCCCCTCGCAAGCTGCAGCCGATGGATGTGACTGGACTGGCAG cGGTTTGGAGAGTCCATCGAGCGAAGATCAGACACAACAACAGCCTCAATCACATCGTGGAGTCAAACCAGTGTACCTGCGATGCAGCCAAGGCTCCGTCTCCTGGCTCTATCCCCGCGGTGCCTTGCGGGTGGTGCTCCGCTACGGAACAGCTGGCAAGGAATTCCAG GCGTGTCTGAAATTATCCGCAGACTTTGCCGGCGCCAACATTTACGTCGAACAGCACCGGACGCTGAAACTGCTGCACAGCGGATCGTCGTCGGCCATGCTGCGGCCGGATGGCAAACGCCACTGTTTCGACAGTCACTCGGGTCAGGTGGCCCTGTTTCTCGAATCCGAGTCACCAGTCGGTGGGTCTGATCCTCTGCGACGGGAAACGGCCGCGTTCGATTACGATCTCCAACTGGTCGAAGAGGAAAACGACCAGTCACACGATCCTTGGCAAG AATGTCGACCTTGCAGCATCAAAGAGTCgttggaaatgttttgcagCAGCGATTTTGTTGCTAGAGGCTTCATCTCGTCCGTTTACAACGACGCCCAATTAGAGAGGACGCTGCTCAAGGTGCGGGCTACGCGGGTCATCCGGCAGGCCTCGTCCGTCTTTCAACCCGTTAATCGTAAATCTGCGTCATTGCCAAAGCGGAGAAGGCGGAGTCCGTTGACGCCTAAACGCCTCATTCCAATTCCATCCAAATGGAAGGGAATGGACGGCGTCGAAGAGGATTTAACGGACGGTGACATCGACAACAGTTTGCTGGACGATGAGCACACCGGAACGCTGCACGTGCCGTTGACGTGTCAGGTGAAACACGGCAGCGGTGAGTTCATTTTTATGGGCCGCAAACGATTGGGTGACGCGGTTCTTTGGTGCGCCCCACGACTGGAAGAATGGCAACAGTGGGTCCATCAGGCTCAGACGGACGGATCTGCCCAGTGCCGCTTGGAGGCGTGA
- the LOC130692058 gene encoding uncharacterized protein LOC130692058 isoform X2: protein MHQRRAFTCFVYVIALIVCDAEDDSQQDFSRPRHRPPQMTTTQAPIPSQGSLQVLGIPIGPALHLAGGIVANVLAPYNQPEEPLWKPPFSCVGRVPGYYADVFTNCRNYYTCTPRGRQYYYHCGEHTIFNQLHLTCDHRRNYDCRRAPQDYSVNEQYRPFRQRN, encoded by the exons ATGCACCAAAGGAGAGCGTTTACTTGCTTCGTTTACGTTATTG CCTTGATAGTTTGCGATGCTGAGGACGATTCGCAACAGGATTTCTCAAGACCACGTCATCGACCTCCACAGATGACTACGACACAAGCGCCTATTCCATCTCAGGGGTCTTTACAAGTTCTTGGAATCCCGATTGGGCCAGCCCTGCACCTAGCTGGCGGAATCGTTGCGAACGTTTTGGCTCCCTACAACCAACCAGAGGAGCCACTATGGAAGCCTCCATTCTCCTGCGTCGGTAGAGTGCCCGGATACTACGCCGACGTCTTCACCAATTGCCgg aACTACTATACTTG CACACCACGCGGACGCCAATACTACTACCACTGCGGGGAACATACGATCTTTAACCAGTTGCATTTGACGTGCGATCATAG GCGCAATTACGATTGTCGACGGGCTCCACAGGACTACAGCGTGAATGAACAATATCGCCCCTTTCGTCAACGCAATTAA
- the LOC130692055 gene encoding uncharacterized protein LOC130692055, whose amino-acid sequence MAILRRCCCCFTLRRGTVTLGVMGFTGAITAIIFLILALIFVDEIATFVIKFMEKIIDFPRATGTRHLPKEDQDKKKEELHEFLVHAYSTYVFVLAILGEILGGILAGLLVWGAVKKRRNFLLPWLIFAVMVMVGTVVCIITCVVILPVSYGITFLIIGVLELLVMIYFWLVVFSFFQELRERDQMNINSPAEMKRLTSHM is encoded by the exons ATGGCCATTCTGAGAAGGTGCTGTTGCTGTTTCACTCTACGAAGGGGGACAGTTACACTTGGTGTCATGGGATTT ACTGGGGCCATCACAGCCATCATTTTTCTGATTTTAGCATTGATCTTTGTTGATGAAATAGCAACTTTTGTCATAAAGTTTATGGAAAAGATCATTGATTTTCCCAGGGCTACCGGAACCAGACATCTCCCTAAAGAAgatcaagataaaaaaaaagaagaacttcATGAATTCTTAGTCCATG CATATAGCACCTATGTGTTTGTACTTGCCATCCTGGGAGAAATTCTTGGTGGAATATTGGCCGGACTGTTAGTTTGGGGAGCCGTGAAAAAACGCCGCAACTTTCTCCTACCGTGGCTTATTTTTGCTGTAATGGTCATGGTAGGCACTGTCGTCTGTATTATCACCTGTGTCGTCATTCTTCCAGTGTCCTATGGCATTACCTTTTTAATCATCGGCGTGCTTGAACTAC TGGTTATGATCTACTTCTGGTTAGTTGTGTTCAGCTTTTTCCAAGAATTGCGAGAAAGAGATCAGATGAACATTAATTCTCCCGCTGAAATGAAACGTCTCACTTCGCATATGTAA
- the LOC130692047 gene encoding uncharacterized protein LOC130692047 isoform X1 gives MDFDDDSLDDLLRDSSANKFKKPVVNVVADELFSTPNIQSSRKEKKSALLAELFGPSSTSFGAIESSLEDHEKDAEKSTPVNSFLANSTVQGKQNEEFSFGSYVPSGVAKLTGSTSRPTTSDSPSKQKQTDFFQPSNFSLPQKSVTVDQFVPAGGLLKESLSIPPLEKEPVTSTLQLKFPVLVPESKNGAESSSKSHSELPNPTIPPTLFPKPISKGTNMAQQIPNEQHQVITDAIPFTFPLPKNKPVSKEILDDKNLAIIKDVLDNFSNNFCKRLETFIGKNDNFSDITNCLVELHKSINTATHNWSSYASKAPDRAFEELERRMLTLENRIELTSQENKNLLVRLDFVENQLRENRNESSRIKLDTETVVESHLKWMRETVDNLDKRISTHSSQCKHYAGEESSSRELLQQMQEKLLNFESKLVKSSIATGHQQEETLHLLKAECKWLERQKKKLNSDRKELRVFQKKIQEKQRILDEFSAELSKTFCRLQSQCLAVDARVKKIEKLWTSLRERPEKLSEVNKKDVSKQSFKSSDIQMEDFGLALWKLHVKGDEQKLTEQHNFLQMLNRTVI, from the exons ATGGACTTTGATGATGACTCGTTAGACGATCTGTTACGAGACTCGTCAGCTAATAAATTTAAGAAGCCTGTCGTCAATGTCGTCGCTGATGAATTGTTTTCCACTCCGAATATCCAGTCAtcgaggaaggaaaaaaaatctgcgtTATTAGCTGAACTTTTCGGTCCAAGTTCTACCAGTTTTGGTGCAATAGAATCTAGTTTGGAGGATCATGAAAAAGACGCAGAGAAATCCACGCCAGTCAACAGTTTCCTGGCAAATTCAACAGTTCAAGGAAAGCAAAATGAAGAATTCAGCTTTGGCAGCTATGTTCCAAGTGGTGTGGCAAAGCTTACTGGATCCACGAGCAGACCAACCACTTCTGATTCCCCTTCtaagcaaaaacaaacagatttCTTCCAACCATCAAATTTTAGCCTACCACAAAAGTCTGTAACCGTAGATCAATTTGTGCCTGCTGGTGGATTGCTGAAAGAATCCTTAAGCATTCCTCCCCTGGAAAAAGAACCAGTCACCTCCACATTACAGTTAAAATTTCCTGTGCTAGTTCCAGAATCAAAAAATGGTGCAGAAAGCAGTTCAAAATCCCACAGTGAGCTTCCGAATCCAACTATCCCACCAACATTATTTCCTAAACCAATTTCCAAAGGAACAAACATGGCTCAGCAGATCCCAAATGAGCAGCATCAAGTAATAACTGATGCCATTCCCTTTACTTTCCCATTACCGAAGAACAAACcagtttcaaaagaaatattagATGACAAAAATTTAGCAATAATTAAAGATGTACTCGACAACTTCTCTAACAACTTCTGTAAAAGATTAGAAACTTTCATCGGGAAAAATGATAACTTTAGCGATATTACGAATTGTCTTGTTGAACTGCACAAATCCATTAATACAGCAACACATAACTGGTCGAGTTATGCAAGTAAGGCTCCTGACCGGGCATTCGAGGAACTTGAAAGAAGAATGTTGACGTTAGAGAATAGAATCGAACTGACCagccaagaaaataaaaatcttcttGTGCGACTTGACTTTGTTGAAAACCAGCTGCGTGAAAATCGCAATGAATCCTCGAGAATAAAGCTTGATACAGAGACTGTTGTTGAAAGTCATCTCAAGTGGATGAGAGAGACAGTAGATAATCTCGATAAAAGAATCTCGACCCATTCGTCTCAGTGCAAGCATTATGCAGGGGAGGAAAGTAGCAGCCGAGAACTATTGCAACAAATGCAGGAGAAACTGTTGAATTTTGAAAGCAAACTAGTCAAGAGTTCCATCGCTACGGGACATCAACAGGAAGAAACGCTTCATCTGCTGAAAGCAGAGTGTAAGTGGCTCGAGcggcaaaagaagaagctaAACAGCGATAGGAAGGAACTGCGGGTTTTCCAgaagaaaattcaagaaaagcAGCGAATCTTAGATGAATTTTCAGCG gaACTATCGAAGACTTTCTGTCGTTTGCAATCACAGTGTTTGGCTGTTGATGCGCGagtaaaaaaaatcgaaaaattaTGGACTTCACTCCGAGAGAGGCCAGAAAAACTTAGTGAAGTAAATAAA AAAGACGTGAGCAAGCAGAGCTTCAAGAGTTCCGACATTCAAATGGAAGATTTCGGACTGGCCCTTTGGAAACTTCACGTCAAGGGGGACGAGCAAAAGCTCACCGAACAGCACAATTTTCTACAAATGCTGAACAGAACAGTGATTTGA
- the LOC130692058 gene encoding uncharacterized protein LOC130692058 isoform X1 produces the protein MHQRRAFTCFVYVIVLSCLALIVCDAEDDSQQDFSRPRHRPPQMTTTQAPIPSQGSLQVLGIPIGPALHLAGGIVANVLAPYNQPEEPLWKPPFSCVGRVPGYYADVFTNCRNYYTCTPRGRQYYYHCGEHTIFNQLHLTCDHRRNYDCRRAPQDYSVNEQYRPFRQRN, from the exons ATGCACCAAAGGAGAGCGTTTACTTGCTTCGTTTACGTTATTG TTCTTTCCTGCTTAGCCTTGATAGTTTGCGATGCTGAGGACGATTCGCAACAGGATTTCTCAAGACCACGTCATCGACCTCCACAGATGACTACGACACAAGCGCCTATTCCATCTCAGGGGTCTTTACAAGTTCTTGGAATCCCGATTGGGCCAGCCCTGCACCTAGCTGGCGGAATCGTTGCGAACGTTTTGGCTCCCTACAACCAACCAGAGGAGCCACTATGGAAGCCTCCATTCTCCTGCGTCGGTAGAGTGCCCGGATACTACGCCGACGTCTTCACCAATTGCCgg aACTACTATACTTG CACACCACGCGGACGCCAATACTACTACCACTGCGGGGAACATACGATCTTTAACCAGTTGCATTTGACGTGCGATCATAG GCGCAATTACGATTGTCGACGGGCTCCACAGGACTACAGCGTGAATGAACAATATCGCCCCTTTCGTCAACGCAATTAA